The Mangifera indica cultivar Alphonso chromosome 8, CATAS_Mindica_2.1, whole genome shotgun sequence genome has a window encoding:
- the LOC123223269 gene encoding pentatricopeptide repeat-containing protein At5g40400, translated as MNRPPLTYPANQLQMLLTLPKKPFLNINSLLKFAFSSSSLPVIQDSESKAFSNPLYHLLPQTQNPNNIVNLICSSLNQGNSHLILLQDDLKGILPHLGNLEISRVLLRCQSDSAKALTFFEWVKNDLGIKPTNHNYCLIVHILAWNKKFSLAMKLLCELIEMVKDSSQSAEVFQDLLLSTEDCNSDPVVFDILIKAYAKGGLIKEGFRSFKNSIEVGFLPSVIACNCLLNGLLKLKCFDQCWQVYKDMGRAGIHPNSYTFNILTHVFCKGGGVDKVNEFLEKMEEEGFDPDLVTYNTLISSYCKKGRFTDAFYLYRIMYRRNVLPDLVTYTALMNVLCKEGNVKEAHQLFHRMIHRGVSPDVVSYNTLIYGYCKEGKIQESRLLLYEMIGNGIFPDNYTCQVIVEGYGKEGRLLSALNLVVELQRFGVSISENVYNYLIVALCHENRPFAAKSLLERISQEAIVLDMETYNKLIESLCESDAVSDALLLKEEMVNKNLKPSHFTYRSLIQCLCRTSRSEEALSLLREMLESGIRPDAQICRALIHGYCKEMDVNKAESLLGFFATEFQIYDSESYNAVFSMFSEDGDLSKLMELQHRLLKLGYAPNSLTCKYVIHGLWKGIELEKLKHHVE; from the coding sequence ATGAATCGTCCACCATTAACTTATCCTGCAAATCAACTTCAAATGCTCCTTACTTTACCTAAAAAACCATTCCTTAACATAAACTCTTTACTCAAGTTcgccttttcttcttcttctctgccGGTCATTCAAGATTCCGAGTCCAAAGCATTCTCAAACCCTCTCTACCATTTGCTTCCCCAAACTCAAAACCCCAACAACATAGTCAATCTTATTTGTTCTTCTCTTAATCAGGGCAATTCTCATTTAATCCTTCTTCAGGATGACTTAAAAGGCATTCTTCCTCATCTGGGTAATCTTGAAATTTCAAGGGTTTTGCTTCGATGCCAATCTGATTCTGCAAAAGCTCTCACTTTCTTTGAATGGGTTAAAAATGATTTAGGTATCAAGCCTACAAATCATAATTATTGTCTAATTGTTCATATATTGGCTTGGAATAAAAAGTTCTCGCTAGCAATGAAGTTGCTGTGTGAATTGATTGAGATGGTGAAGGATAGTTCACAAAGTGCGGAAGTTTTTCAGGATTTGCTTTTGAGTACTGAAGATTGTAATTCGGATCCTGTTGTTTTTGATATACTTATTAAGGCTTATGCAAAAGGGGGTTTGATTAAAGAAGGTTTTAGGtcttttaaaaatagtattGAGGTTGGCTTTTTACCTAGTGTGATTGCTTGCAATTGTCTTTTGAATGGGCTGCTGAAGTTGAAATGTTTTGATCAGTGTTGGCAAGTTTATAAGGACATGGGGAGAGCTGGGATACACCCTAATTCTTATACCTTTAATATCTTGACTCATGTTTTTTGCAAAGGTGGAGGTGTTGACAAGGTGAATGAATTTTTAGAAAAGATGGAAGAAGAAGGGTTTGATCCAGATTTGGTGACATATAATACGCTGATTAGTAGCTATTGTAAAAAGGGCAGATTTACTGATGCGTTTTATTTGTATAGGATCATGTACCGGAGAAATGTGTTGCCGGATTTGGTTACATATACTGCATTGATGAATGTTCTTTGTAAAGAAGGTAATGTGAAGGAGGCTCATCAGTTATTCCATCGAATGATTCATAGGGGTGTGAGTCCTGATGTTGTTTCATATAATACTCTTATTTATGGCTATTGCAAAGAGGGAAAGATACAAGAGTCAAGGTTATTGCTGTATGAAATGATAGGAAATGGGATTTTTCCAGATAATTATACTTGCCAGGTTATTGTAGAGGGATATGGGAAAGAGGGCAGGCTGCTTTCAGCTCTAAATTTGGTTGTAGAGCTTCAGAGATTTGGAGTTTCAATTTCTGAAAatgtttataattatctaatagtTGCTTTGTGTCATGAAAATCGACCATTTGCAGCTAAGAGTCTTCTGGAAAGGATTTCTCAGGAGGCCATTGTGCTTGACATGGAAACATACAATAAATTGATCGAGTCTCTTTGTGAAAGTGATGCTGTGTCAGATGCATTACTCCTGAAAGAAGAGATGGTGAATAAAAATCTGAAACCAAGTCATTTTACATATAGATCTCTTATACAATGCTTGTGTAGAACAAGCCGAAGTGAGGAGGCGTTATCCTTGTTGAGAGAAATGCTTGAATCTGGTATTCGACCTGATGCGCAGATATGCCGGGCATTAATACATGGATACTGCAAAGAGATGGATGTTAATAAAGCAGAATCATTACTAGGCTTCTTTGCCACAGagtttcaaatttatgattctgAAAGTTACAATGCAGTTTTCAGCATGTTTTCTGAAGATGGTGATCTGTCAAAATTGATGGAGCTGCAACATAGGTTATTGAAACTGGGGTATGCACCAAATAGCCTTACATGTAAGTATGTGATCCATGGTTTATGGAAAGGAATAGAATTAGAAAAGCTCAAGCATCATGTGGAATGA
- the LOC123223270 gene encoding zinc finger CCCH domain-containing protein 41 isoform X1, translated as MEPKVSSSQQARLFPPDCVSSDPEEKELSDEDDDDRNHKHRRRETRSQSLERDSMEQVYARPYRKHNKPFENGHPSRENESQASESWKSYNMSSLEKDFTAKCLRKRPGLTSLSRAPLDLNQRMRVHQTYYGDSGPARGRGRDSGSWNQRDSRFSTVDFAAQMVQPVPVAPSLFAGRGLPNVSNSQSAPWSAYGLIPSLPNGGLDTFHSIGLQGTLRPPLSSSLNLGITRQRCRDFEERGFCLRGDMCPMEHGVNRIVVEDVQSLSQFNLTVPLPNAPLLATPAGPGPLPSVGAPSTTLMGNKGAHNKVNKPGITDDSLGLNGAYSDSANADGADLYDPDQPLWNNNGPETSTLAALQSSNEETEPLLNGDSSDHHHVRFGDGVDNECPMRIAGSAAVSQGTNPSVWVRIGGKNRSIVKEKIDVTLSPSDYLENETKEGKDVLSSLHGAFRRGKRSIDEDAGSKVMDASAKLQIDTMHNIRKPSQKALRTLFVNGIPQKHNRREALFSHFRKFGEVVDIYIPLNSERAFVQFSKREEAEAALKAPDAVMGNRFIKLWWANRDSIPDDGISSGTSTSLTPRGVTAASVPAHLSVANKVTDNNLQSAAVKGSTTPASDISLPACDHSSPVISNSPKVPPLQKKLDSLEQLKEELRKKQELLDQKRNDFRRKLDKLEKQSGGVKGDLGMEQAAKKPKVGVATDLAEGAGRSSGPGATVASPSAEMVADKNKIVDTVVYHSPKSSTAMVLHESTSFKQHIRPLTPVGPPFLMNRYKLDNRPTAFRIVPPLPAGLADVAVLKEHFSSYGDLSAVELEGGELHEGVNGLDSEKNCSARIAFTTRRSAERAFQNGKCWQGHNLQFMWLMSSGSGNDLGNRENSSSTLKGSSDADVQQEEKSACNLSQEGTADTENSPSAHKESSDVDVQEDDNFVCIVSQEGAASGNVESENLERSSSVEHAGSLEVSQPSPAAVSAEKESPKDNVS; from the exons ATGGAGCCAAAAGTTTCATCCTCTCAGCAAGCACGTCTTTTTCCACCTGACTGTGTTAGTAGTGATCCTGAAGAAAAGGAACTTAgtgatgaggatgatgatgatcgCAACCACAAGCATCGTAGACGGGAGACACGGTCTCAGTCATTGGAGAGAGATTCTATGGAACAAGTATATGCAAGGCCATATAGAAAGCACAACAAACCTTTTGAAAATGGGCATCCTTCCAGGGAAAATGAATCTCAAGCTAGTGAATCCTGGAAAAGTTATAACATGTCTTCTTTAGAGAAAGATTTTACAGCAAAGTGTTTGAGAAAACGCCCTGGGTTAACCTCGCTATCCCGAGCACCTTTGGATTTAAATCAAAGAATGAGGGTACACCAAACATATTATGGAGACTCTGGGCCTGCAAGGGGAAGAGGGAGGGATTCTGGTTCCTGGAACCAACGTGATTCTAGGTTCAGCACAGTTGATTTTGCTGCTCAAATGGTTCAGCCAGTGCCCGTTGCACCTAGCCTCTTTGCAGGAAGGGGCTTGCCTAATGTTTCGAATTCACAAAGTGCACCATGGAGTGCATATGGATTAATTCCAAGTTTACCAAATGGTGGCTTAGATACATTCCATTCCATTGGTTTGCAAGGGACACTTAGACCGCCTTTGAGTTCTTCATTGAATCTGGGCATTACACGTCAAAGGTGTAGAGACTTTGAGGAGCGTGGATTTTGTCTCAGGGGAGATATGTGCCCAATGGAGCATGGTGTCAATCGTATTGTTGTTGAAGATGTTCAG AGCCTTTCACAGTTTAATCTCACTGTCCCACTTCCAAATGCACCACTATTGGCAACACCAGCTGGACCAGGACCTCTACCTTCAGTTGGTGCCCCCTCAACTACACTGATGGGTAACAAAGGAGCTCATAATAAAGTTAACAAGCCTGGAATAACTGATGATAGTTTGGGCTTAAATGGTGCATATTCAGATTCTGCTAATGCAGATGGAGCTGATTTGTATGATCCGGATCAACCCCTGTGGAATAATAATGGTCCCGAAACATCTACACTCGCAGCACTACAGTCATCTAATGAGGAAACTGAACCATTGTTAAATGGTGATTCTTCTGATCATCATCATGTCAGGTTTGGTGATGGTGTTGATAATGAATGCCCAATGAGAATTGCCGGGTCTGCTGCTGTTTCACAGGGCACAAATCCATCTGTTTGGGTTAGAATTGGTGGTAAAAATAGATCAATTGTGAAAGAGAAAATTGATGTAACATTAAGTCCCTCAGATTATCTTGAGAATGAGACCAAGGAAGGTAAAGATGTGTTATCCAGCCTTCATGGTGCTTTCCGCAGAGGAAAGCGGAGTATTGACGAGGATGCTGGCTCAAAAGTTATGGATGCATCTGCCAAGTTACAGATTGATACTATGCATAATATCCGGAAACCATCACAAAAGGCATTGCGCACCCTATTTGTCAACGGAATTCCCCAGAAACACAATAGAAGAGAGGCACTTTTTTCACATTTTCGCAAGTTTGGAGAGGTTGTTGACATTTATATCCCATTAAATAGTGAGCGTGCTTTTGTGCAGTTTTCCAAAAGAGAAGAGGCAGAGGCTGCTCTAAAGGCACCTGATGCTGTTATGGGTAACCGCTTTATCAAGCTTTGGTGGGCTAATCGTGATAGCATACCAGATGATGGCATAAGCAGTGGCACTAGCACATCTCTGACTCCTCGTGGTGTGACAGCAGCTTCAGTCCCAGCGCATCTGTCTGTTGCTAACAAAGTAACGGATAATAATCTTCAATCTGCTGCTGTGAAGGGTAGTACTACCCCTGCTTCTGACATTTCTCTGCCTGCCTGTGATCACTCTTCACCAGTCATCTCGAATAGTCCGAAAGTTCCACCTTTGCAAAAGAAGTTGGATAGTCTGGAGCAGTTGAAGGAGGAACTTCGAAAGAAACAGGAATTGCTGGACCAGAAGCGGAATGACTTCCGCCGCAAGCTGGACAAATTAGAGAAACAA TCTGGAGGAGTCAAGGGTGACTTGGGGATGGAGCAAGCTGCTAAGAAACCAAAAGTAGGAGTAGCAACTGATCTTGCAGAAGGTGCAGGAAGGTCGTCTGGTCCTGGAGCAACAGTGGCATCACCAAGTGCTGAGATGGTGGCTGACAAGAATAAAATTGTGGACACTGTTGTATACCATAGTCCCAAATCAAGCACAGCCATGGTGTTGCATGAATCTACAAGCTTCAAGCAGCATATTCGTCCATTAACACCTGTAGGACCTCCATTTTTGATGAATAGATACAAATTAGACAACCGACCTACCGCATTCAGAATTGTTCCACCTCTACCAGCAGGTTTGGCAGAT GTTGCTGTCTTGAAGGAGCACTTTTCATCATATGGTGATCTTTCTGCTGTTGAGTTGGAAGGTGGTGAACTCCATGAAGGTGTCAACGGATTAGATTCAGAGAAAAATTGCTCAGCTCGTATAGCATTCACAACACGTCGTTCTGCTGAGAGGGCGTTTCAAAATGGTAAATGTTGGCAAGGCCACAATTTGCAGTTTATGTGGCTGATGTCTAGTGGCTCTGGCAATGACCTAGGTAACAGAGAAAATTCATCATCTACTCTTAAGGGATCTTCAGATGCTGATGTTcagcaagaagaaaaatcagCCTGCAATCTTTCCCAGGAAGGTACTGCAGACACAGAAAATTCGCCATCTGCTCATAAGGAATCTTCTGATGTGGATGTTCAGGAAGATGACAACTTTGTATGCATTGTTTCCCAGGAAGGTGCTGCATCAGGAAATGTAGAATCCGAAAATTTGGAAAGAAGTAGTAGTGTTGAGCATGCAGGATCACTTGAAGTTTCCCAGCCGAGTCCAGCTGCAGTGTCTGCTGAGAAAGAGTCTCCCAAGGACAATGTTAGCTGA
- the LOC123223270 gene encoding zinc finger CCCH domain-containing protein 41 isoform X2, which translates to MEPKVSSSQQARLFPPDCVSSDPEEKELSDEDDDDRNHKHRRRETRSQSLERDSMEQVYARPYRKHNKPFENGHPSRENESQASESWKSYNMSSLEKDFTAKCLRKRPGLTSLSRAPLDLNQRMRVHQTYYGDSGPARGRGRDSGSWNQRDSRFSTVDFAAQMVQPVPVAPSLFAGRGLPNVSNSQSAPWSAYGLIPSLPNGGLDTFHSIGLQGTLRPPLSSSLNLGITRQRCRDFEERGFCLRGDMCPMEHGVNRIVVEDVQSLSQFNLTVPLPNAPLLATPAGPGPLPSVGAPSTTLMGNKGAHNKVNKPGITDDSLGLNGAYSDSANADGADLYDPDQPLWNNNGPETSTLAALQSSNEETEPLLNGDSSDHHHVRFGDGVDNECPMRIAGSAAVSQGTNPSVWVRIGGKNRSIVKEKIDVTLSPSDYLENETKEGKDVLSSLHGAFRRGKRSIDEDAGSKVMDASAKLQIDTMHNIRKPSQKALRTLFVNGIPQKHNRREALFSHFRKFGEVVDIYIPLNSERAFVQFSKREEAEAALKAPDAVMGNRFIKLWWANRDSIPDDGISSGTSTSLTPRGVTAASVPAHLSVANKVTDNNLQSAAVKGSTTPASDISLPACDHSSPVISNSPKVPPLQKKLDSLEQLKEELRKKQELLDQKRNDFRRKLDKLEKQSGGVKGDLGMEQAAKKPKVGVATDLAEGAGRSSGPGATVASPSAEMVADKNKIVDTVVYHSPKSSTAMVLHESTSFKQHIRPLTPVGPPFLMNRYKLDNRPTAFRIVPPLPAGLADVAVLKEHFSSYGDLSAVELEGGELHEGVNGLDSEKNCSARIAFTTRRSAERAFQNGKCWQGHNLQFMWLMSSGSGNDLGNRENSSSTLKGSSDADVQQEEKSACNLSQEGRCCIRKCRIRKFGKK; encoded by the exons ATGGAGCCAAAAGTTTCATCCTCTCAGCAAGCACGTCTTTTTCCACCTGACTGTGTTAGTAGTGATCCTGAAGAAAAGGAACTTAgtgatgaggatgatgatgatcgCAACCACAAGCATCGTAGACGGGAGACACGGTCTCAGTCATTGGAGAGAGATTCTATGGAACAAGTATATGCAAGGCCATATAGAAAGCACAACAAACCTTTTGAAAATGGGCATCCTTCCAGGGAAAATGAATCTCAAGCTAGTGAATCCTGGAAAAGTTATAACATGTCTTCTTTAGAGAAAGATTTTACAGCAAAGTGTTTGAGAAAACGCCCTGGGTTAACCTCGCTATCCCGAGCACCTTTGGATTTAAATCAAAGAATGAGGGTACACCAAACATATTATGGAGACTCTGGGCCTGCAAGGGGAAGAGGGAGGGATTCTGGTTCCTGGAACCAACGTGATTCTAGGTTCAGCACAGTTGATTTTGCTGCTCAAATGGTTCAGCCAGTGCCCGTTGCACCTAGCCTCTTTGCAGGAAGGGGCTTGCCTAATGTTTCGAATTCACAAAGTGCACCATGGAGTGCATATGGATTAATTCCAAGTTTACCAAATGGTGGCTTAGATACATTCCATTCCATTGGTTTGCAAGGGACACTTAGACCGCCTTTGAGTTCTTCATTGAATCTGGGCATTACACGTCAAAGGTGTAGAGACTTTGAGGAGCGTGGATTTTGTCTCAGGGGAGATATGTGCCCAATGGAGCATGGTGTCAATCGTATTGTTGTTGAAGATGTTCAG AGCCTTTCACAGTTTAATCTCACTGTCCCACTTCCAAATGCACCACTATTGGCAACACCAGCTGGACCAGGACCTCTACCTTCAGTTGGTGCCCCCTCAACTACACTGATGGGTAACAAAGGAGCTCATAATAAAGTTAACAAGCCTGGAATAACTGATGATAGTTTGGGCTTAAATGGTGCATATTCAGATTCTGCTAATGCAGATGGAGCTGATTTGTATGATCCGGATCAACCCCTGTGGAATAATAATGGTCCCGAAACATCTACACTCGCAGCACTACAGTCATCTAATGAGGAAACTGAACCATTGTTAAATGGTGATTCTTCTGATCATCATCATGTCAGGTTTGGTGATGGTGTTGATAATGAATGCCCAATGAGAATTGCCGGGTCTGCTGCTGTTTCACAGGGCACAAATCCATCTGTTTGGGTTAGAATTGGTGGTAAAAATAGATCAATTGTGAAAGAGAAAATTGATGTAACATTAAGTCCCTCAGATTATCTTGAGAATGAGACCAAGGAAGGTAAAGATGTGTTATCCAGCCTTCATGGTGCTTTCCGCAGAGGAAAGCGGAGTATTGACGAGGATGCTGGCTCAAAAGTTATGGATGCATCTGCCAAGTTACAGATTGATACTATGCATAATATCCGGAAACCATCACAAAAGGCATTGCGCACCCTATTTGTCAACGGAATTCCCCAGAAACACAATAGAAGAGAGGCACTTTTTTCACATTTTCGCAAGTTTGGAGAGGTTGTTGACATTTATATCCCATTAAATAGTGAGCGTGCTTTTGTGCAGTTTTCCAAAAGAGAAGAGGCAGAGGCTGCTCTAAAGGCACCTGATGCTGTTATGGGTAACCGCTTTATCAAGCTTTGGTGGGCTAATCGTGATAGCATACCAGATGATGGCATAAGCAGTGGCACTAGCACATCTCTGACTCCTCGTGGTGTGACAGCAGCTTCAGTCCCAGCGCATCTGTCTGTTGCTAACAAAGTAACGGATAATAATCTTCAATCTGCTGCTGTGAAGGGTAGTACTACCCCTGCTTCTGACATTTCTCTGCCTGCCTGTGATCACTCTTCACCAGTCATCTCGAATAGTCCGAAAGTTCCACCTTTGCAAAAGAAGTTGGATAGTCTGGAGCAGTTGAAGGAGGAACTTCGAAAGAAACAGGAATTGCTGGACCAGAAGCGGAATGACTTCCGCCGCAAGCTGGACAAATTAGAGAAACAA TCTGGAGGAGTCAAGGGTGACTTGGGGATGGAGCAAGCTGCTAAGAAACCAAAAGTAGGAGTAGCAACTGATCTTGCAGAAGGTGCAGGAAGGTCGTCTGGTCCTGGAGCAACAGTGGCATCACCAAGTGCTGAGATGGTGGCTGACAAGAATAAAATTGTGGACACTGTTGTATACCATAGTCCCAAATCAAGCACAGCCATGGTGTTGCATGAATCTACAAGCTTCAAGCAGCATATTCGTCCATTAACACCTGTAGGACCTCCATTTTTGATGAATAGATACAAATTAGACAACCGACCTACCGCATTCAGAATTGTTCCACCTCTACCAGCAGGTTTGGCAGAT GTTGCTGTCTTGAAGGAGCACTTTTCATCATATGGTGATCTTTCTGCTGTTGAGTTGGAAGGTGGTGAACTCCATGAAGGTGTCAACGGATTAGATTCAGAGAAAAATTGCTCAGCTCGTATAGCATTCACAACACGTCGTTCTGCTGAGAGGGCGTTTCAAAATGGTAAATGTTGGCAAGGCCACAATTTGCAGTTTATGTGGCTGATGTCTAGTGGCTCTGGCAATGACCTAGGTAACAGAGAAAATTCATCATCTACTCTTAAGGGATCTTCAGATGCTGATGTTcagcaagaagaaaaatcagCCTGCAATCTTTCCCAGGAAG GAAGGTGCTGCATCAGGAAATGTAGAATCCGAAAATTTGGAAAGAAGTAG